In the genome of Ferviditalea candida, the window TACGGATTTGCGGCGGGGTCCGGATTGCGCACTTCAATTCGGGTGCTCAAGCCGCGGGAAGCGGGAATACGCACCATCGGCGAACGGTTGCTCGCCGACCAAGCCACATAGCAAGGGGCTTCATATCCCGGAACGAGACGCTTATAGGAGTTAACGGTAGGATTGGTGATGGCTGCGAAGCTGCGGGCATGCTTGAGAATACCCGCCATGTAGTGACGGGCGTCGTCGCTCAAGCCCAGCTTATCCTTATCCTCGAAAAAGGCATTTTCGTTATTCTTGAACAAGGATTGATGGCAGTGCATCCCGGATCCGTTCACGCCAAACAGCGGCTTCGGCATAAATGTCGCGTGCAGGCCGTGCTTTCTGGCTACCGTCTTGACAACCAGCTTGAAGGTTTGAATCTGGTCGGCGGCATGAAGCGCATTGGCATATTTAAAATCGATCTCATGCTGTCCGGGCGCCACCTCGTGGTGAGAAGCCTCAATTTCGAAGCCCATCTCCTCCAGCGTCAGTACGATATCGCGGCGGCAGTTTTCACCCAAATCGGTCGGAGCCAGATCGAAATATCCGCCCTGGTCGTTAAGCTCCAGTGTCGGATTGCCCTTTTCATCTGTTTTGAACAGGAAAAATTCAGGCTCGGGCCCGACATTCATTGCCGTATAACCCATGCTCTCCATATAGGCCAGATTACGTTTTAGAATGCCGCGGGGATCTCCGGCAAACGGAGTTCCGT includes:
- the glnA gene encoding type I glutamate--ammonia ligase, which codes for MTYSKEDILRIAKEENVRFIRLQFTDLLGSIKNVEIPVSQLEKALDNKMMFDGSSIEGYVRIEESDMYLYPDLETWVIFPWVTEDRVARLICDVYMPDGTPFAGDPRGILKRNLAYMESMGYTAMNVGPEPEFFLFKTDEKGNPTLELNDQGGYFDLAPTDLGENCRRDIVLTLEEMGFEIEASHHEVAPGQHEIDFKYANALHAADQIQTFKLVVKTVARKHGLHATFMPKPLFGVNGSGMHCHQSLFKNNENAFFEDKDKLGLSDDARHYMAGILKHARSFAAITNPTVNSYKRLVPGYEAPCYVAWSASNRSPMVRIPASRGLSTRIEVRNPDPAANPYLALAVMLRAGLDGIENKLGLPSPTDRNIYVMSDEERLDYGIPSLPMNLREALTELLQDDVICEALGDHALAHFVELKEIEWDMYRTQVHSWERDQYLTLY